A DNA window from Porites lutea chromosome 6, jaPorLute2.1, whole genome shotgun sequence contains the following coding sequences:
- the LOC140941775 gene encoding fascin-2-like, whose product MATKTFRWNFGLFNEASKRYLTLETFGFKLNVDGTALKKKQMWTLEQEEGSNICYFRSHLSRYLSADRRGNMKCEDEERVEEAKFTVETQPSGKWAIKSVHGAYFGGTGDQLRCVAKPGASELWCIQLAMHPHINLMSSRRTRFAHLNTKTDTLEATEIIPWGADATITLEFDEKEGKYAIAASNKKYLTNDGSLVEDASKKSLFTIEFHEGEVAFRTDKGTYLAPVGTGKIHAGKNTTVGKDELFDVQDSPPQISFIGPKPGRRLSIHQGMDVILDRRGELEDTEIFQLEFDKSSKKVAVRGSTGKYWVLGDKGMTASADKPGPNSWFELEWHGKQIVFKSHTGKYITGKDNGHLIEGGDEIDEERGYHIPELINRPMLVLRGDFGFVRVGGKDKIESNQSKYDVFHMKCDKGMYKISTDSGKFWCSDEKFNITLSADESGASEYNIELPQYNRIAIKAANGCYIQGHQNGSFAATAKEIGKAALWEY is encoded by the exons ATGGCTACCAAAACGTTCAGATGGAATTTTGGGCTATTCAACGAAGCCTCGAAAAGATATCTCACGCTCGAGACGTTCGGGTTCAAGTTAAACGTGGACGGGACTGCGCTGAAGAAGAAACAAATGTGGACATTGGAGCAGGAAGAAGGTAGCAATATTTGTTATTTTCGAAGCCACCTCAGCAGATATCTGTCGGCAGATCGCAGAGGCAACATGAAATGCGAGGACGAAGAGCGAGTCGAGGAAGCGAAATTCACTGTCGAGACACAGCCCAGCGGAAAGTGGGCCATAAAAAGTGTACATGGGGCATACTTCGGTGGAACTGGTGATCAGCTTAGATGTGTGGCGAAACCTGGCGCTTCAGAGTTATGGTGTATTCAGCTTGCGATGCACCCACACATCAACCTGATGAGCTCGCGAAGAACGCGCTTCGCTCATCTCAACACCAAGACGGACACGCTCGAAGCCACCGAGATTATACCTTGGGGAGCGGACGCCACGATCACTCTGGAGTTCGACGAAAAAGAGGGGAAATACGCGATCGCAGCGAGCAACAAAAAGTATCTGACGAACGATGGCTCGCTTGTAGAGGATGCCAGTAAGAAGAGTTTGTTCACCATTGAATTCCATGAGGGGGAGGTGGCTTTCAGAACCGACAAGGGTACTTACCTCGCTCCCGTGGGAACAGGAAAGATTCATGCCGGCAAAAACACCACCGTCGGAAAAGACGAACTGTTTGACGTCCAAGATAGCCCACCGCAAATTTCATTCATTGGACCGAAACCAGGCAGGCGACTGTCAATTCACCAAG GCATGGATGTGATTCTTGATCGCCGTGGTGAACTTGAAGACACAGAGATCTTCCAGTTGGAATTTGACAAATCAAGCAAGAAAGTAGCAGTTCGTGGCTCAACTGGAAAGTACTGGGTTTTGGGTGACAAGGGCATGACAGCATCAGCCGACAAGCCTGGACCTAACTCCTGGTTTGAGCTTGAATGGCACGGTAAACAGATTGTATTCAAATCCCACACTGGCAAGTACATTACAGGCAAAGACAATGGTCATCTTATTGAAGGTGGTGATGAGATTGATGAGGAGAGAGGATATCACATTCCAGAGCTTATCAATAGGCCAATGCTGGTTCTCCGTGGTGATTTTGGTTTTGTCCGTGTTGGAGGCAAAGATAAAATTGAGAGCAATCAGTCAAAATATGATGTCTTCCATATGAAATGCGACAAAGGAATGTATAAGATCAGCACTGATTCAGGAAAATTCTGGTGTAGTGATGAGAAGTTTAACATCACCCTGTCAGCTGATGAAAGTGGTGCCAGCGAGTATAATATTGAACTTCCTCAGTACAACAGAATAGCGATTAAGGCTGCCAATGGTTGCTACATCCAGGGTCACCAGAATGGATCGTTTGCAGCCACAGCGAAAGAAATTGGAAAAGCTGCTTTATGGGAATACTAA